The bacterium genome window below encodes:
- a CDS encoding DUF1844 domain-containing protein, with amino-acid sequence MENNKDETCQETKEEEKQEIPFQKAQFLDLVFMLSTSAFQHLGEVADPVENKKKVDLPSAKYTIDLVSLLQEKTKSNLTDSESKILDDILYNLRMKYLEMTNKKVKEG; translated from the coding sequence ATGGAAAACAACAAAGATGAAACTTGCCAAGAAACTAAAGAAGAAGAAAAACAAGAAATACCTTTTCAAAAAGCTCAATTTTTAGACCTGGTATTTATGTTATCGACAAGTGCTTTTCAACATTTGGGAGAAGTAGCAGACCCCGTGGAGAATAAAAAGAAGGTAGATTTACCATCAGCCAAATATACTATAGATTTAGTTAGTCTTCTCCAGGAAAAAACCAAGAGTAATTTAACAGATAGTGAATCTAAGATCTTAGATGACATCTTGTATAATCTGAGAATGAAGTACTTAGAAATGACCAATAAAAAAGTAAAGGAAGGTTGA
- a CDS encoding SAM-dependent chlorinase/fluorinase, with protein sequence MSKIITLITDFGIKDCYVGVMKGVISSIISSASIIDLTHEVKAGDIEEAAFIIQAAFKYFPKGTIHVIVVDPGVGSNRRVIIVESKDYYFIAPDNGVLNYIVEPLKDIKIISALNKKYFLKDISHTFQGRDIFAPLAAYLALGIDIKEFGEEIKEITTFPIKKVTKEDSLLMGEVIYIDKFGNLVTNFTPLNLSFSKDIIIKIKDYKIFKINDFYAQSKEGELLAIWGSSDHLEISINGESAEEFLRAKKGDLVTVSLNSEKTSKF encoded by the coding sequence ATGTCAAAAATTATTACCTTGATTACTGATTTTGGAATAAAAGATTGTTATGTAGGAGTAATGAAGGGAGTAATTAGCTCCATTATTTCTTCAGCCTCTATTATTGACCTCACCCATGAAGTTAAGGCAGGAGATATAGAAGAAGCAGCTTTTATTATTCAGGCTGCTTTTAAGTATTTTCCCAAAGGAACTATTCATGTAATAGTAGTTGACCCAGGAGTAGGTAGTAATCGAAGAGTAATTATTGTCGAGAGCAAAGATTATTATTTTATAGCTCCTGACAATGGAGTCTTAAATTATATCGTAGAACCATTAAAAGATATTAAGATCATCTCAGCTCTTAATAAGAAGTATTTTTTAAAGGATATTAGTCATACCTTTCAGGGAAGAGACATCTTTGCCCCTCTTGCTGCTTATTTGGCTTTAGGAATAGATATTAAAGAATTTGGAGAAGAGATAAAAGAAATAACAACCTTTCCTATTAAGAAGGTGACCAAAGAAGACTCTTTATTAATGGGTGAAGTAATTTATATTGATAAATTTGGCAACTTAGTGACTAACTTTACCCCTCTTAACTTATCTTTCTCAAAAGATATAATTATCAAGATTAAAGACTATAAGATTTTTAAGATCAATGATTTTTATGCTCAAAGCAAAGAAGGTGAATTATTGGCCATCTGGGGAAGTAGTGATCACTTAGAAATTTCTATAAACGGTGAAAGCGCTGAAGAGTTTTTAAGAGCAAAAAAAGGAGATTTAGTTACAGTTTCGCTTAATAGCGAAAAAACGTCAAAATTTTAG